One genomic window of Ruminococcus gauvreauii includes the following:
- a CDS encoding NAD-dependent epimerase/dehydratase family protein, with protein MERYLMTGATGFVGQELLKQLTAMGADITVLGRHSPDMPGVRFLKADITDADALAGVTAGLEFDYILHIASLPGDTGIPAEMMNVNVTGALNMLETARTMKIQRMVLVSSTSAYGWYPATPFCPPDYMPVDEEHPCRPKDMYAATKRMQELLASVYYHEYHVPVTCLRLCAVIGPDGRGGGRGWRTIAEQLATSEYVQIPHFSFEEQCHYVDIRDVSRMIIHASHCKNAEGEIFNCCALNSTTGYEFEEIIHRHFPWIEVRCGFPWSMAQGDKIEFSMKKAREILDFTPVYTLDDSVCYIKDWINAGGLRKENIPSETFTDGIKSKEESL; from the coding sequence ATGGAACGGTATTTAATGACAGGTGCAACCGGATTTGTGGGGCAGGAATTGCTGAAGCAGCTTACTGCCATGGGCGCGGACATAACCGTACTCGGAAGACATTCACCGGACATGCCGGGCGTCAGATTCCTGAAAGCCGATATCACAGACGCAGACGCCCTTGCCGGTGTGACCGCAGGGCTGGAATTTGATTATATTCTTCATATCGCTTCACTCCCCGGTGATACCGGAATTCCCGCGGAAATGATGAACGTCAACGTCACAGGCGCCCTGAACATGCTGGAAACGGCCCGAACCATGAAGATACAGCGCATGGTTCTGGTCAGCAGCACCTCTGCGTATGGATGGTATCCGGCGACCCCCTTTTGTCCGCCCGATTACATGCCTGTAGATGAAGAGCATCCGTGCCGCCCCAAAGATATGTATGCGGCCACAAAACGGATGCAGGAGCTTCTGGCGTCCGTATACTATCATGAATATCACGTACCGGTGACCTGCCTGCGTCTCTGTGCAGTCATCGGACCGGACGGCAGGGGCGGCGGACGCGGATGGCGGACGATCGCAGAACAGCTGGCGACTTCGGAGTATGTGCAGATCCCTCATTTTTCTTTTGAAGAACAATGTCATTATGTCGATATTCGTGACGTATCAAGAATGATCATTCACGCCAGCCACTGCAAAAACGCAGAGGGGGAGATTTTTAACTGCTGTGCGCTAAATTCCACAACCGGGTATGAATTTGAGGAAATTATCCACAGGCACTTCCCATGGATCGAAGTCCGATGTGGATTTCCCTGGAGTATGGCGCAGGGAGACAAAATAGAATTCAGCATGAAAAAGGCCCGGGAAATCCTGGACTTTACACCGGTCTACACCCTGGACGACTCTGTCTGCTACATTAAAGACTGGATCAATGCAGGCGGACTGCGAAAAGAAAACATACCGTCTGAAACATTTACCGACGGCATCAAATCTAAGGAGGAATCGTTATGA
- a CDS encoding Gfo/Idh/MocA family protein, whose amino-acid sequence MTLKVGVIGCGYISYAHIRGWKANGCEVAALCDLSAGRLNARAEEFGVQNKYTDYKEMLERENLDIVDIATPVSTHRALISYCCSRVSNILCEKPFVDNMENGEYLVRECKKYGCRTMVCQSYRWHPWYEQIKKELKNDVIGSPYYVNIMQRISFDIPYGKENRIPLTEDQPFYEHAERLMLLEQGCHYFDVFRSLFGEPQAVTGTVGRISPFVKGDDLAVVTVVFPGLTAVLEDVWCSCGQQKTSVTYIQGEKGSIYFGGTDGIAPHRTEECGSLTITFFDGSSRQIEMEAADYYNQSFAKLQAHFLHCIDQGLTPDTCFEDNLKTVSIALRAYESAAKKRTIFMGE is encoded by the coding sequence ATGACATTAAAAGTTGGAGTAATCGGATGTGGTTATATCTCATATGCACATATCAGAGGCTGGAAAGCCAATGGATGTGAAGTCGCCGCGCTTTGCGACCTGTCGGCCGGCCGCCTGAACGCAAGGGCGGAAGAATTTGGTGTACAGAACAAATATACCGACTACAAAGAAATGCTGGAACGTGAAAACCTGGATATCGTAGATATCGCCACCCCCGTCTCCACTCATCGCGCGCTGATCAGTTACTGCTGTTCGAGAGTTTCAAATATCCTGTGCGAAAAACCTTTTGTAGACAATATGGAGAATGGAGAATATCTGGTACGTGAATGTAAAAAATACGGCTGCCGTACCATGGTTTGCCAGTCTTACCGATGGCATCCATGGTACGAGCAGATAAAGAAGGAATTAAAAAACGATGTAATCGGGTCTCCTTACTATGTCAATATCATGCAGCGCATCAGTTTTGACATACCTTACGGCAAAGAAAACCGTATTCCGCTCACGGAAGATCAGCCATTTTATGAACATGCTGAGCGTCTGATGCTTTTAGAGCAGGGCTGTCATTATTTTGATGTGTTCCGAAGTCTTTTCGGCGAACCGCAGGCTGTCACCGGCACCGTCGGACGTATCAGTCCGTTTGTCAAAGGAGATGACCTGGCTGTCGTCACCGTCGTGTTTCCCGGACTCACGGCAGTCCTGGAAGACGTCTGGTGTTCCTGCGGCCAGCAGAAAACCAGTGTCACCTATATCCAGGGTGAAAAAGGCAGTATTTATTTCGGAGGAACGGATGGTATCGCTCCCCATCGCACGGAAGAATGCGGATCTCTTACGATCACCTTTTTCGACGGCAGTTCCCGGCAGATAGAGATGGAAGCCGCTGATTACTATAATCAAAGCTTCGCAAAGCTTCAGGCACATTTTCTTCACTGTATAGACCAGGGTCTGACGCCTGACACCTGTTTCGAGGACAACTTAAAAACCGTCAGCATTGCGCTGAGAGCCTATGAATCCGCCGCAAAAAAGCGCACAATTTTTATGGGGGAATAA
- a CDS encoding sugar phosphate isomerase/epimerase family protein — protein sequence MENKISYCTLIYDGCDIETAVRDIASAGYDGIELYPKDWEWGIEHLGRETFSRLFKDAGLVVSAVFGDVLSASEQQITSAISAAKLLGAKYVFAVPPVKNSVDRDQCLRIISRTCGLLENHGLTLVLHNHAGTCMESIAEAVDICSAIVRKNFGLCLDSVHFALYDDDIHLHLEPLLPFIRYVHLKDMTKPRRVQYETLPPDMWRWGDLAHLASTYTDLEHGVIDNRAIAEYLIRSGYSGWWVPEIERQQADRLEHASFNHTVLKSYL from the coding sequence ATGGAAAACAAGATCAGTTACTGTACCCTGATTTATGACGGATGTGACATAGAAACGGCAGTCCGTGATATCGCGAGTGCCGGATACGACGGCATCGAGCTCTATCCGAAGGACTGGGAATGGGGGATAGAACACTTGGGCCGGGAAACATTTTCCCGCCTGTTCAAGGACGCAGGCCTTGTTGTAAGCGCTGTTTTCGGAGATGTGCTCTCTGCTTCTGAACAGCAAATAACGTCTGCCATCAGCGCAGCCAAACTCCTCGGCGCAAAATATGTCTTTGCCGTTCCCCCGGTAAAAAACAGCGTGGACAGAGATCAGTGCCTCCGTATCATCAGCCGTACCTGCGGCCTGCTGGAAAATCATGGCCTGACCCTCGTACTTCACAATCATGCCGGCACATGTATGGAGTCTATAGCCGAGGCAGTGGACATCTGTTCTGCAATCGTCCGGAAAAATTTTGGCCTATGTCTGGATTCCGTACATTTTGCCCTGTACGATGACGATATCCACCTTCATCTGGAGCCCTTACTGCCCTTTATCAGGTACGTACATTTAAAGGATATGACGAAACCGCGCAGGGTACAGTATGAGACACTGCCGCCCGACATGTGGCGCTGGGGAGACCTGGCGCATCTCGCTTCGACCTATACAGACCTGGAACACGGTGTGATTGACAATCGCGCGATCGCTGAATATCTCATAAGATCCGGCTATTCTGGATGGTGGGTACCGGAGATTGAACGGCAGCAGGCCGACCGGCTCGAACATGCCAGTTTCAACCATACTGTTCTTAAAAGTTATTTGTAA
- a CDS encoding penicillin-binding transpeptidase domain-containing protein, which yields MEHDSVGEQDEFEVYNREMCEKQVSPCSTFKIISALMGLKNHVIEDENSTMNYDMTAHSIRQRTGTVI from the coding sequence ATGGAACATGATAGTGTGGGAGAACAGGATGAATTTGAAGTGTATAATCGGGAAATGTGTGAGAAGCAAGTGTCCCCCTGCTCTACGTTTAAGATCATTTCAGCACTGATGGGGCTGAAAAATCATGTGATAGAAGATGAAAATTCAACAATGAACTATGACATGACGGCACACAGTATCCGTCAGCGGACTGGAACGGTCATCTGA
- a CDS encoding tyrosine-type recombinase/integrase — translation MPRKGENIYLRKDGRWEGRYIKGRRPDGKPVFGSIYGKQYGQVKKRLVLIKSEIYQDHSSLSVYGNGSFSDWAEFWLEVYVRPHIKPGTYAGYRRSLDNHINPAIGKLKISGITPEQIQDAVLRLKEQLAPSTLHGVCRLMKAVLAAACQKGLISGSPYQNIKIPKTGIRSPRVLNRKEQKRLEKKLLETGELEYLLGLYTGLRVGEICALRWEDIDLENGCLCVKHSIQRIPTEYGRRRTRLVLGSPKSEHSVREIPLPRFLIAILGERRQEEDAKACDFLFTGLHGSYRDTRTMQLRLARICEELKIRGVHMHTLRHTFATRCLENNIGHEVLCEVLGHSSPQITLRHYSHCTPERIRQSMERMEPAL, via the coding sequence ATGCCGAGAAAAGGTGAAAACATTTATCTGAGAAAAGATGGGCGATGGGAAGGGCGTTATATCAAAGGGCGCAGACCGGACGGAAAGCCGGTGTTTGGCTCTATCTATGGGAAACAGTATGGACAGGTAAAAAAACGCCTTGTCTTAATTAAATCGGAGATTTATCAGGATCACTCTTCTCTGTCGGTCTACGGCAACGGCAGTTTTTCTGACTGGGCAGAATTCTGGCTGGAAGTATACGTTCGTCCTCATATCAAGCCGGGGACATACGCAGGATACAGGCGCAGTCTTGACAATCACATCAATCCCGCGATTGGTAAGCTGAAAATTTCCGGGATTACACCAGAGCAAATACAGGATGCAGTCTTACGTCTGAAGGAGCAGCTGGCGCCGAGTACGCTGCATGGCGTCTGCAGGCTGATGAAAGCGGTTTTAGCTGCGGCATGCCAGAAAGGTCTGATCTCCGGCAGTCCGTATCAGAATATCAAAATACCGAAGACCGGTATTCGTTCGCCGCGTGTCCTGAACCGCAAAGAGCAGAAACGACTGGAAAAAAAGCTTCTTGAGACGGGGGAGCTGGAATATCTGCTGGGGCTCTACACGGGACTTCGGGTGGGGGAGATCTGTGCGCTCAGGTGGGAGGATATCGATCTGGAAAATGGCTGCCTCTGTGTAAAACATTCGATACAGAGGATTCCGACTGAATACGGCAGACGCAGGACGAGGCTTGTTCTGGGCAGTCCAAAATCTGAACATTCTGTCCGGGAGATTCCGCTTCCGCGTTTTCTGATTGCCATACTCGGGGAAAGACGGCAGGAGGAAGACGCAAAAGCCTGTGATTTTTTGTTCACGGGATTGCATGGGAGTTACCGGGATACCCGTACCATGCAGCTCAGGCTCGCAAGGATCTGCGAGGAACTGAAGATCCGGGGTGTTCATATGCATACACTCCGGCATACTTTCGCAACCCGCTGCCTGGAAAATAATATTGGACATGAGGTTCTCTGCGAAGTGCTCGGACACTCGTCACCCCAGATTACCCTGAGACATTATTCACATTGTACGCCTGAGCGGATAAGACAGAGCATGGAGCGCATGGAACCTGCTCTTTAA
- a CDS encoding sensor histidine kinase: MIEQVIKSLILSVILAAGCRLFFETLVPVRIWRHGWMKYTALPAFTLGIMAIAFTEIPPYVFQPVRLIVVFFTVAQIYYQISVLQNLVLSVSLCSAFWVLSAVVAAVFYALPAGYSEYADMVEGITDLILLCLLLFFRGWYRSHNLDRLNGSRWLRYWYVPVFSMVVIMALTMATWQEDPFNQKMRVLVVLAFAAINAAVLVFTGNLLEKEAEMQNMRLMQERTQNQMSMYQSMQKSYEQQRRYLHDYKNQLNCIQGLLAEGKTKESIDYIAQLTGGLHKSGDYVNTNNTVVNVVLNQKYQHALEKDIMMTLLVNDLSGLAFSEEDIVIILVNLLDNAIEACEKLDSRRVIQFKMTLETEQLILSIRNPVKEPVDIKNNKVLTTKRESAEHGIGLQNVDAVISRHRGSSVLQCEDGWFYFSAVIPAAK, translated from the coding sequence ATGATCGAACAGGTAATAAAGAGTCTTATATTATCAGTAATACTGGCTGCAGGCTGCAGGCTGTTCTTTGAGACCCTGGTACCAGTACGGATATGGAGACACGGATGGATGAAATATACCGCCTTACCTGCTTTTACACTCGGCATCATGGCCATTGCCTTTACGGAAATTCCGCCGTATGTATTTCAGCCGGTCCGCCTGATCGTCGTGTTCTTTACCGTGGCTCAGATATACTATCAGATCAGCGTGCTGCAGAATCTGGTGCTGTCAGTATCGTTATGTTCGGCATTCTGGGTGCTTTCTGCCGTGGTTGCTGCGGTTTTCTATGCGCTGCCAGCCGGGTATTCAGAATATGCAGACATGGTTGAAGGGATAACGGATCTGATACTGCTGTGCCTCCTGTTGTTTTTTAGGGGCTGGTACAGAAGTCATAATCTTGACAGGCTGAATGGGAGCAGATGGCTTCGTTATTGGTATGTCCCTGTTTTCAGTATGGTTGTTATTATGGCTTTGACGATGGCAACATGGCAGGAGGATCCTTTTAATCAGAAGATGCGTGTGCTCGTTGTGCTGGCATTCGCAGCAATCAATGCGGCCGTACTGGTTTTTACAGGAAATCTGCTGGAAAAAGAGGCTGAGATGCAGAATATGAGGCTGATGCAGGAGCGCACGCAGAATCAAATGAGCATGTATCAGAGTATGCAGAAGAGCTACGAACAGCAGAGGCGGTATCTGCATGATTACAAGAACCAGCTGAACTGTATCCAGGGGCTTCTGGCCGAAGGCAAGACAAAGGAGAGCATTGACTATATTGCACAGCTGACAGGGGGACTGCATAAGAGTGGAGATTATGTAAACACAAACAATACGGTTGTCAATGTGGTGCTGAATCAGAAGTATCAGCATGCACTGGAAAAGGATATTATGATGACGTTGCTTGTCAACGACCTGTCGGGGCTTGCATTCAGTGAAGAGGACATCGTGATCATACTTGTGAATCTGCTGGATAATGCCATCGAAGCCTGTGAGAAACTGGACAGCCGCAGAGTGATACAGTTTAAGATGACGCTGGAGACAGAGCAGCTGATTCTCTCGATTCGCAATCCTGTGAAAGAGCCGGTGGATATTAAAAATAATAAGGTTCTGACCACGAAAAGAGAATCAGCGGAGCATGGAATCGGACTTCAGAATGTAGATGCTGTTATCAGCAGACATAGGGGCAGCAGTGTTCTGCAGTGTGAGGACGGCTGGTTCTATTTTTCTGCTGTGATACCTGCCGCAAAATGA
- a CDS encoding LytR/AlgR family response regulator transcription factor, with the protein MMQIAVCDDEKFYRDRIRELLEQYLGGRRIEFAVTLFTSGEEFLRQSGNLVKYDIVFMDINMDEMDGIKTAMQIREFHSETYIVFVTAFINYVLEGYKVNAVRYIMKDTLESGMPECMDAILQKMKVQQVSFAFVEGVQKLYTDNIIYVESNRHKSVFFYLESEIVNYRIYDKLDHIEQQLSGYGFLRIHKSYLVNMKHIRKISNYTIALDIGEELPVPRLRYREVKEAYVAYRGLL; encoded by the coding sequence ATGATGCAGATCGCCGTTTGTGATGACGAAAAATTTTACAGAGACCGGATCAGGGAACTGCTCGAACAGTATCTTGGAGGCAGAAGAATAGAATTTGCCGTTACCCTGTTTACTTCGGGAGAAGAGTTTCTGCGCCAAAGCGGGAATCTGGTCAAATATGACATTGTCTTTATGGATATCAACATGGATGAGATGGACGGAATTAAAACTGCGATGCAGATCCGAGAGTTTCATTCAGAGACGTATATTGTCTTTGTGACGGCATTTATCAATTACGTGCTGGAGGGTTACAAAGTAAATGCGGTCCGCTATATCATGAAGGATACCCTGGAGTCGGGAATGCCGGAGTGTATGGACGCCATACTGCAGAAAATGAAGGTTCAGCAGGTCTCGTTTGCCTTCGTGGAAGGTGTGCAGAAACTGTACACGGATAATATAATCTACGTGGAGAGCAACAGGCATAAGTCAGTGTTCTTTTATCTGGAATCTGAGATTGTGAACTACCGGATATATGATAAACTCGACCACATCGAACAGCAGCTGTCCGGGTACGGGTTTCTGCGCATACATAAGAGCTATCTGGTGAATATGAAACATATACGGAAGATCAGCAACTATACAATAGCACTGGATATCGGAGAAGAACTGCCCGTTCCGCGACTCAGATACCGGGAAGTGAAGGAAGCGTATGTAGCATACAGGGGATTATTATGA
- a CDS encoding helix-turn-helix domain-containing protein produces the protein MKCKVINAFREAHHLSIEEFAELIGCSPKSVWRWENGICTIGPRYQRKVAKILGISIDDLYDEEED, from the coding sequence ATGAAGTGTAAGGTAATCAACGCGTTTCGGGAGGCTCATCACCTTTCCATAGAAGAATTTGCAGAACTGATCGGCTGCTCCCCAAAATCCGTCTGGAGGTGGGAAAATGGTATATGCACCATCGGTCCCAGGTATCAGCGCAAAGTGGCCAAAATACTTGGGATTTCAATTGATGATTTATACGACGAAGAGGAGGACTAA
- a CDS encoding helix-turn-helix domain-containing protein — protein sequence MSFADNLKQIRKEKGLSQEELAELLEVSRQAVSKWEQGAGYPETEKLLLLSNRLNVSLDILMGTEIVADNRVGNAGVTGTIVITSPHENVIANCCRVIASQKMRTGKGSPKYALFGASRGEGSFWGEPTTFLSWYADEKQIAEEISEIHDAIVKGLPTYELKYSVKVKRHWLSVKIVKD from the coding sequence ATGAGTTTTGCAGATAATTTGAAACAGATCAGAAAAGAAAAGGGGTTATCTCAGGAAGAACTGGCAGAATTGCTGGAGGTCAGCAGACAGGCAGTTTCTAAATGGGAGCAGGGTGCGGGGTATCCGGAGACTGAAAAACTGCTGTTGCTGTCTAATAGATTGAATGTTTCTCTGGATATCCTGATGGGTACAGAAATCGTCGCAGATAACCGTGTCGGTAATGCTGGTGTGACTGGAACTATAGTGATAACCTCCCCGCATGAAAACGTAATTGCCAATTGCTGCAGGGTGATAGCCTCACAAAAAATGAGAACAGGCAAAGGTTCGCCCAAATATGCACTGTTTGGTGCCAGCAGGGGAGAGGGCTCTTTCTGGGGGGAGCCCACGACTTTTTTAAGCTGGTATGCTGACGAAAAACAGATTGCAGAAGAAATCAGCGAGATCCATGATGCGATAGTCAAAGGGCTGCCCACGTATGAGTTAAAGTATAGTGTGAAAGTTAAAAGACACTGGTTGAGTGTAAAAATCGTGAAAGACTGA
- a CDS encoding peptide deformylase, which produces MAIRNLCYHDSAVLRKKCREVKAVDDRIHTILDDMLDTLRNTENGAAIAANQIGILKRLVVIDYCGCCYKLAIPG; this is translated from the coding sequence ATGGCAATAAGAAATCTTTGTTATCATGACAGTGCTGTTTTAAGAAAAAAATGCAGAGAGGTAAAAGCAGTTGACGACAGGATCCATACGATCCTTGATGATATGCTGGATACACTGCGCAACACTGAAAACGGGGCGGCAATAGCTGCCAATCAAATTGGAATATTAAAACGGCTTGTAGTTATTGACTACTGTGGCTGTTGTTATAAACTGGCAATCCCCGGATAA
- a CDS encoding helix-turn-helix transcriptional regulator has protein sequence MKNRIRELREERGMTQEQLGEMIGTSRQAINAIETEKFEPSIWIAYDLSQVFGCSIEEIFLFDESQRRSRADCSRGSGNGNKKSLLS, from the coding sequence ATGAAAAACCGGATTCGAGAGTTAAGAGAAGAAAGAGGCATGACCCAGGAGCAGCTGGGAGAAATGATCGGCACGTCAAGACAGGCCATTAACGCGATTGAGACAGAGAAATTTGAACCGTCTATCTGGATTGCCTATGATTTATCGCAGGTGTTTGGATGTTCTATTGAGGAAATTTTTCTATTTGATGAGAGTCAGAGAAGATCGCGTGCAGACTGCAGCAGGGGGAGCGGCAATGGCAATAAGAAATCTTTGTTATCATGA
- a CDS encoding MarR family winged helix-turn-helix transcriptional regulator: protein MKDKNWIDSMKNLGAIRLFCSLYLRKSRKGAVTSAQEVDLLFRTALAAGSITPLELSLQMGISKTIVSRLIEHLTGKHLVKKIYSADDKRSYYLKITETGKQELDTMYYYYLGPLYDLQEHLGNEDYEELIRLIQKANESMVSKLQNGSGNTGHIDKASF from the coding sequence ATGAAAGATAAAAACTGGATTGATTCCATGAAAAATCTCGGCGCCATCCGGCTGTTTTGCAGCCTGTATCTGAGAAAATCCAGAAAAGGAGCCGTTACGTCTGCACAGGAAGTAGATCTGCTGTTTCGCACCGCACTTGCAGCAGGCTCAATCACACCGCTGGAATTGAGCTTGCAGATGGGAATCAGCAAAACCATCGTCAGCAGACTCATTGAACATCTGACCGGAAAACATCTGGTCAAAAAAATCTACAGCGCAGATGATAAACGAAGTTATTATCTGAAGATCACCGAAACAGGAAAACAGGAATTAGACACCATGTATTACTATTATCTCGGACCACTGTATGACCTGCAGGAACATCTGGGAAATGAAGATTATGAAGAACTGATACGTTTGATTCAAAAAGCCAATGAATCCATGGTTTCCAAACTTCAGAATGGCAGCGGAAATACCGGACATATCGATAAAGCATCATTTTAA
- a CDS encoding FUSC family protein — translation MTFYQELQLNSAGSKELIRQAQDKKEKWRHILIYNFKVYLVVAFCFAVVSIYSMIFGSDNSVAGVVVLLALMVLRQVDFGIKTSHGVGVIFLIFGILAAGPRLSNMLSPVPAFCVNVICILGIMVLGCHNVLMSNQSTFVLAYLLLQGYDVTGHSYMTRITGLALGAAVCALVFHIRHRGRVYKRSFSHLFREFSLCSARTQWYIRLTLGVSSAMLIASLLHIPRVMWVGIASMSVLLPFAEDLKYRVRRRAPFNILGCAIFLLLYTLLPKSMYAFIGLIGGIGVGYSAGYSWQTVFNTFGALAIASDVFGLGAAILLRISANVFASLYSLIFNSMIQRVQSWISGVSQGRGAVNDVG, via the coding sequence TTGACATTTTATCAAGAGCTTCAATTAAATTCAGCCGGTTCAAAAGAGTTAATCCGGCAAGCACAGGATAAGAAAGAAAAGTGGAGGCACATACTGATCTATAATTTCAAAGTATACCTCGTGGTGGCATTTTGCTTTGCGGTAGTTTCCATCTACAGTATGATCTTCGGCTCCGACAACAGTGTGGCCGGAGTTGTGGTACTGCTCGCGCTTATGGTACTGCGGCAGGTGGATTTCGGAATCAAGACCTCTCACGGTGTTGGGGTGATATTCCTGATTTTCGGAATTCTGGCGGCAGGCCCCCGGCTTTCCAATATGCTGAGTCCTGTCCCTGCGTTTTGTGTTAATGTTATCTGCATTTTGGGTATCATGGTGCTCGGCTGTCACAATGTGCTGATGTCCAATCAATCGACCTTTGTGCTGGCCTACCTGCTGCTTCAGGGGTACGATGTAACCGGTCATTCTTATATGACGAGAATTACCGGGCTTGCCCTGGGTGCTGCCGTCTGCGCTCTGGTCTTTCACATCCGGCACCGCGGCCGGGTCTATAAAAGAAGTTTCTCACATCTGTTCAGGGAATTTTCCTTATGCTCGGCAAGAACACAGTGGTATATCCGCCTGACGCTCGGCGTATCTTCCGCAATGCTGATCGCCTCGCTGCTTCATATCCCTCGTGTCATGTGGGTGGGAATTGCCTCTATGTCAGTCCTGCTTCCATTTGCAGAGGACCTGAAATACCGTGTCAGGCGCCGCGCACCCTTTAATATACTGGGCTGTGCCATCTTTTTGCTGCTTTACACACTCCTGCCCAAAAGCATGTATGCCTTTATCGGACTGATAGGCGGTATCGGCGTCGGCTATTCCGCAGGCTATTCGTGGCAGACAGTGTTTAATACATTCGGTGCACTTGCGATTGCCTCCGATGTATTCGGCTTAGGCGCGGCGATCCTGCTGAGAATTTCCGCAAACGTATTCGCTTCGCTGTATTCTCTGATTTTCAACAGCATGATACAGCGTGTACAGTCCTGGATCAGCGGTGTTTCCCAGGGGCGCGGCGCGGTGAATGATGTGGGATAA
- a CDS encoding DUF434 domain-containing protein, producing MSTIKRGGSPHDTREFSPQSIETLNKASKHVCYLLNEGYRMKNASVFVGNHFLLSERQRLAVVRSTASDDQLRRRRDKECVKESMAGRTVHIDGFNSVITLEIALCESLLLHCMDGTIRDLAGLRGTYRLIEETPKAIRLIADTLDDLGIRKAVFYLDAPVSNSGRLKSLIAEVWEDYRAELDIQVVHDVDRLLQNQECVMTSDSVILDRCKSWFNLSSICVEKTEAVPIRVWK from the coding sequence ATGAGTACAATAAAAAGAGGCGGCAGTCCACACGATACCCGGGAATTTAGTCCGCAATCAATCGAGACATTAAATAAAGCATCAAAACACGTATGCTACCTGCTAAATGAAGGATATCGGATGAAAAATGCATCAGTTTTTGTGGGAAATCATTTTCTGCTGTCAGAGCGTCAGCGCCTGGCTGTCGTACGCAGTACTGCATCCGATGATCAGCTCAGGCGGCGCAGAGATAAAGAATGCGTGAAAGAATCTATGGCGGGCAGGACAGTTCATATTGATGGGTTTAACAGCGTTATCACACTTGAGATCGCATTGTGTGAGTCACTGCTTTTGCACTGCATGGATGGAACGATCCGGGATCTGGCAGGGCTGCGCGGAACTTACCGGCTGATCGAAGAGACTCCGAAAGCTATAAGGCTGATCGCTGATACGCTGGATGATTTAGGGATCAGGAAAGCAGTGTTCTATCTGGATGCACCGGTATCCAATTCCGGCCGGCTGAAAAGTCTCATCGCTGAAGTCTGGGAAGATTACAGGGCAGAGCTCGATATTCAGGTGGTTCATGATGTGGACCGGTTACTTCAGAATCAGGAATGTGTGATGACTTCAGATTCTGTAATACTGGATCGGTGTAAGAGCTGGTTTAACCTGAGCAGCATATGTGTTGAAAAAACGGAGGCGGTACCGATTAGGGTGTGGAAATAA